TAGTTATGCTTCTTTAACCATGCACGCTGCgctaaaacaatttttttggaagaagtgCGTGGAGACTGTGAATGCAAGCATTGAACTCATTGTTCGAACACTAGCTTCAGAAGATCCTTAAGAACTTGTAGTGTGAGGAGCTCTTTCTTTCCAAGCTATAGCTTATGTGTTGGGATTGTCAGTGCAAGGCATAGTCAgctcgaaacgacatgaaacatgctgcatttgcgtacgcgctcgaaacggcgcggtggaggaaGCAGTTGGAaacgtgggaccatcgcaaactgcagcgatgggtggtgctagcaagggtccagTGCGCGGGTCCTAAcggctacgctccaccgcaccgcctcgagagaagctgcgtacgtgcttcatgtcgtcttgaccctactattttctaaatttctggTTGTTGGTAATCTGTTTGAATGGACTTCTAGAGTCTTTGGACTTCTAATATCTTTATTTCACCAGTGACTGAGAACTTGACCAGAAAGCTTTTGAAGAATAAGGACGctagttctgtttttttcgtaTCCTCATCCAGAAACCTCTGAAATGATTGAAGTGTCTGGTTGGCGTAGATCAACCGCCTTCTCACGATTACCTGTGGAGTCGGAACTGTGGAAATCAATAATACATCTTATTATCTTACTGAGGCTGGTGTAGCGCTGTCGGCAAAATATCcagctgtgactgcacgatcgatgagTGGTTCGAAACTGTCCTAGttccaaccaagcctttcacctcTCCGGGTATCAGATACTTTATTCAAATGCATAGAGGAATTTTCCGAGTGCTTTTTCTGACTAGAATATCAGTGTGGTGGTTACTTCGAGCCAGATTCGAATAATCTGTTTCGATACTTTAATCTCGTTGTATTGACTACAAGCTTGCACTCATGCATGGGTCGAAATAACGAGCCCATAGCACTTATCCTCCTTCCGGATAAATTCTTTCTCCAGCCAATTTTATCTATCAGTATACCCAATTTGATTCGTTCAATGGTCTTTTTGAACCTTCAGACCTGGGACTGCAATATCGAAGAAGTTGCGTACGCATACAGTTGCGATAGAACAGCAGTTAATCCTGCCTACGGCGTGGTTGAAGCGGAGTGAGTTCTTACATAAGTGCCAGCGTTGCGGAAATAGtcttaaatattattaatctTTCAGCATCAGTTTGGGTGGCAGCCCCTGTAACATCACGGCAAAAACACATACTCTCCTACAGAAGTGGTGGGATGAGGCCAAGACAACGGACCTCAGCCAAAATGTTCAATATGTGGATGCGATTAAAAATTTCGGCATCGTAAGTTGTGCTCACTCTTAgtttttaaaagcagcataaaACGAAACTgcggtggtgcggatttcaggtggagtatccgtacacgggatagacagattatggagacgggggtggttccgctcatctctccgtacATCaatgcaaacagccgcctccagaatgctcttttttacgacgccatctattgcaacgctccacccctccaccgtgcgattcgtcgaaaacgaattcggactgcccctataggcagtaagggacgctacgcgtgcaagggtggcgcgctacaatagaaggcatcgtacaaaacagcattcaggggccggctgcttgcagtaaTTCAGGGagaatgagcggaaccaccctggtGTCcgtaatctatgaccccgtataaggatactccacctgaaatccgtaccaccccagattcgtggtatgctgcctttaatcgcgCAGGATGTGAAAAGGTTCTTTTTAGATGGCTAATGCGAAAGCTAAAGGTTTTGCATGCACGTACAACAAATGTCCCAATGGCGCCAAATTCGTTTGCGTTTACGATCAGAAGTGAGCTTTTTCTGACCTAAGATAGTGACCTTGCAGATGGAGGATCCAGAATCACTATTTGGATTTGAAGAATCGGCTTACTCCAAAGTGTGATTGTGATTTTAAATTATCTCGGTCAAAATCTGCGGATACATCCGATTGTTCGATGAGAAAACGCTTCTTGAAATTATGTAGAATTGATACCGTTAGTGTTCCACAGCTTAGTACACATCAACCTTTATCATTCCAACAACAGAGGAGAACATTTCCTATGCATGAGGTTAGCGGCCGCAGTGAATCGAGCGGGTGTATCTTCACAATTTGGCAGTAACTCATTCTTCGGTCTGAAACCTATTCCTGATCCTCCTTAAGTGAAATTTCCGTGCAAATGACGTTCTTTGAAGGCTCGTAGTCAATAACCCACAGAATTCGGTGTACACCGTAGCCGGTAATGATGGAGAAGCATGCGACTCTTGCGCACAAGATCAGGCTACGTGCGTTGGATATCTCTGCACGAAGACCTATGACTCTAGTAAGTTGTTCTTCGCTTATACTAAACTAATTACGCTGGAAGGATCATGGAAAAGAGGGACATTCAGCAAATCCTTTTGGAGTCCTTCACATCATCGTTACGTATGATGTTACGGATTTCTCGATTTCGGATTTTTCACGATTTTGTTACAGCTAGCACGAAATGCAGGTTTCTATCTTAGTATCTGCCCTGCTAAAAAACGTATAACAGAAGCTGATGATGGAATGACACTTGGTCTGCGAGCTACGGGTATTTTACGTGTGGTTCGCAAGTCAAGAGTTTCTAGGGAAAACTGTAGTTGTCTCATGTTTCGGAGGAtgtagaaaaacaataaaattccaCTATTTCTTAACGATAAATCCAAGAATGATATGATTGTAGCTGCTACTCTCCCTGCAACGAAGTGCACTCAACCAAATGATGATGGGATGACATTGGACTTGCAAACCACGGCGCAAGACATGTTAAACTACTACAGGTAGGATCGCTTGTTGACATATTTTCAAAGAGATGATTGCTTCGCATCAATGCAGAAGAGCTCTGGCAACAGGATGGGGCACGGACAAGAACGGCTATGCGCCGCCGgcaaaacaaatcaataagcTGGTGAGATCAAAACGTATCGTcaacaaaatcaaatattaaCATCGCATATTCAGACTTATGACTGCGACACGTTAGGATCACACGCGAAATTAGTCATGAACTGCAATGTTCCAGTCTATACCCCTCTACCTGGTAATTCTTTGAGCTATTATAAAGTCGACAATCCTTTTGCTTCTCACAAGGATGTACTTACAGAGGTAATTATGACTGTATTTTTACCATGCGTTAAAGCAATTTCATTCTATGCGACATCCATTATTGAATGTAAACTTTTAGCAGTAGCTTTAGAATTGAACAACATAGTGACTTTTAattctaaagaaaagaaaagaaaatgaaagtagtTGTGATCTCCTGAAGGAAAGATAAAGAGAGCATGAGAACAAAATTCGTTGGGCTCTTTTATGAGAAAATTCGATAGCCACAGACAAGGTAACATTTGAACCCGAAATTATGACTTCATCACAATTCTAAAGATCAGCTGTGATCACTCATAAACGAAATAATTATTCTAGCCTTCTTAAAATATCGCATTCTGTTTTGCAGGCTATAACGAGTTGGTGGAAACAGCTGGAGAAAGTTGACGTCGATAAGGAAGCGAAGTTTACCAATGAACTGAAAACGAATGCCCCCGACTTCGCTAACGTGAGAACGCCATTTCGATGTTATTTGTTAGTCAACAATACACTTATACTAAATTTCCCCCTCAGTTCATTATGGATTCTTAGAgtaggttttctttctttttcaatagaTATTTCCAAAACATGGATATAATATTTGTATGACAGAGGAAcgttatgcgaagaacagtcgaccaatgtcctgccgacattgtcttagcatcATCATGGTGcaccttgactgacctcgagtacgccgacgatactgttatattcgcggaaagcagtacgaaacttcaacatgttgtcaaccttgtatcggagctggctgcagcctatggactacgtctacgccctggtaaatgcaagcagatgtggatcttttcgggacctcgaacgggaatcagggtggaatTGCATTTACCAGGGCGCAACGgtagctacgagagagatgtccagctaagatgcgctaaggccacttctgcatttaactccttaacgaaatgcctgtggtcggcctccatcaccaacgaagtcaagctgcgagtctacctatccgcaatttgccccatcatgatgtacggatcggagacttgggcagcaccatctacggtgatggagaggatTGATTGCAAAACGAAAGTTGTTTAGatggctacttggctacttttggcctagggtatgccacaatgaagatctttacgcagaaattgatgtagtataccggcggatgacacgtggaagataccaacatcttgcaccgccatcgaaagtggctaaagtaaatcgtcttcacttctctggtcatatattaaggagatcggcagatcgccttgttcaacgagttctgaggcgtttgccgggttcgagctggaagaagccaccttgTCGAAAACGGAAAAtctggactgaggcggtgaaagaggacctgaggacactcggcgtggttAGGCAGTTCAGgggagacgtaaggtttcgcagaatatggaatagcgacgaataaattgattctgtgcaagctctcgcagaagatcgagaaggttgggcagagctgtgttcaaggacggcacacctcggcgaagatgcgggtaatcgcgtcaggcgatgaaatcagcccgccgattaagtcaagtaagtcaagtaagtcatgaTAGAGGAACGCGCTCCTATTCCAGTATATGTGTACGCacttatagttgggtcaaaatgacatgtacttaggtgcagttacgtaagcagctgcgctggAAGCGTTGCGGTGAACCGTAGAGGTTCGGATAGAAGGGGAACCCTCGCTAACACCACTCATCCTtcgggtgcgtatcgttagctACCCACAGCTCCGGCGACAACTATTCCTTTGGGGAAATGACTGGCAACGGCGACCGTACGCTGCGCAGCGTTTAATAGCatcagcagagcattgcgctgcgtttaGCTTATGCCTCGCCCATCTCACGAGCCTGCTCGCTAAAGTAGTATATGGAACATGTTCAAATATTAACCAATCTTTAATTATCACTCTTCAAATTcacaagaatgaaaaacaagtGTTGAGCTATGGCGAGACTACAactattgaaattttaaaacttggatatttttgttccttcCTCAAATTATTCGAATTCTTATTTTGCTTCTTAGTATAATATATTAAGACTGATAAATCGATAAACAACAGTTTATATTCGTTCTGTTGTCCCTTCGTTACTGATTGACTAgtaaagtgcaaaaaatatCTGGCA
The Necator americanus strain Aroian chromosome I, whole genome shotgun sequence genome window above contains:
- a CDS encoding hypothetical protein (NECATOR_CHRI.G1694.T3); translated protein: MYELTWDCNIEEVAYAYSCDRTAVNPAYGVVEADISLGGSPCNITAKTHTLLQKWWDEAKTTDLSQNVQYVDAIKNFGIMANAKAKGFACTYNKCPNGAKFVCVYDQKLVVNNPQNSVYTVAGNDGEACDSCAQDQATCVGYLCTKTYDSTATLPATKCTQPNDDGMTLDLQTTAQDMLNYYRRALATGWGTDKNGYAPPAKQINKLTYDCDTLGSHAKLVMNCNVPVYTPLPGNSLSYYKVDNPFASHKDVLTEAITSWWKQLEKVDVDKEAKFTNELKTNAPDFANMAIATATKVGCSVLTCLKQGYVVAGCEFDKALNVDDPIYTVGTTCTSCRTANLQSYGWNLYHKHDSRSRCSDPLHFWTVGEGIRIT
- a CDS encoding hypothetical protein (NECATOR_CHRI.G1694.T1), which gives rise to MWFAYLGVPITVHFLSLVTPSSSASFGCKNAMISDEWRQTVLEFHNKNRKNVVKNQQETKDNKKMPFAKDMYELTWDCNIEEVAYAYSCDRTAVNPAYGVVEADISLGGSPCNITAKTHTLLQKWWDEAKTTDLSQNVQYVDAIKNFGIMANAKAKGFACTYNKCPNGAKFVCVYDQKLVVNNPQNSVYTVAGNDGEACDSCAQDQATCVGYLCTKTYDSTATLPATKCTQPNDDGMTLDLQTTAQDMLNYYRRALATGWGTDKNGYAPPAKQINKLTYDCDTLGSHAKLVMNCNVPVYTPLPEVIMTVFLPCVKAISFYATSIIECKLLAVALELNNIAITSWWKQLEKVDVDKEAKFTNELKTNAPDFANMAIATATKVGCSVLTCLKQGYVVAGCEFDKALNVDDPIYTVGTTCTSCRTANLQCETILPGLCA